A part of Drosophila bipectinata strain 14024-0381.07 chromosome 3L, DbipHiC1v2, whole genome shotgun sequence genomic DNA contains:
- the MYPT-75D gene encoding protein phosphatase 1 regulatory subunit 16A isoform X1, translating to MIKGILIQRKSQEDASYTKQLKMEHADLVAEMQTVESLPTHERLQLARLRRAQQLKLSRQKEKEWAKLQRAKGNSGGGSGVLGNNLMNGNADTTHHFRHANGSGTVSGRRHISFENSVVLLEAASRNDMPEVAALLQHGITPDAANEDGLTAMHQACIDNNVEMLQLLLEYGANVDAQDSDKWTPLHAAATCGHLELVRILIRHGANLLAVNTDGNMPYDLCDDENTLDFIEGEMAQRGVTQELIDETRSSTERIMLRDLMELARTGGDLEEPDYQCATPLHIAAANGYVRVVEFLLEQHVNVDAMDKDLWTPVHAAACWGHLEVLEMLAQCGADLNVRNKDDETPSDICEDPEIRERIEQLKTEQESKRLAEAQRRRVRRSQSNNTRAQSVRRTSLRDKTLTTKKDAVEETRLRLQAQEATASDTSAVSGGDPLTNGYGYGNNNGEKRPSTGSSNGQLLPHSKSADALDNAMVSSSSAALTATATHSYQPRRPPDGRENDELFLKAGAVGDMQRATSAAAVILTEKGTAASAEAVQIQSSKEAANGKINVQVTVLVDTNSTHHHQQQQQQHHQQQLQQHAMLLQQHQQQQQHQQLQLQQQHIALDGYGATLSNLKKQRSLSRTANVLNNFELSSSQATSLANSMPIVAATATTATTINGSVLGAGGNNNNNISTSNNNNNGGAAPISTQPLGMGIGMGPGSLISDYEVSSPASSSVNKFSGITGDVVSDSTSSSRKCCVLM from the exons ATGATCAAGGGTATACTAATCCAGCGCAAGAGCCAGGAGGATGCCAGCTACACCAAGCAGCTCAAGATGGAGCACGCCGATCTGGTGGCCGAGATGCAGACCGTGGAGAGCCTGCCCACCCACGAGCGCCTCCAGCTGGCCCGACT GCGACGTGCCCAGCAGCTGAAGTTGTCCAGGCAGAAGGAAAAGGAGTGGGCCAAGTTGCAGAGGGCAAAGGGCAACTCCGGGGGCGGAAGTGGGGTGCTGGGCAACAATTTGATGAACGGGAATGCGGATACCACGCACCACTTCCGGCACGCCAACGGATCGGGGACGGTGAGCGGAAGACGGCACATTTCCTTCGAGAACAGCGTGGTGCTGCTGGAGGCGGCGTCCCGGAACGACATGCCCGAGGTGGCGGCACTGCTCCAGCACGGAATCACGCCAGATGCGGCCAACGAAGACGGGCTGACGGCGATGCACCAGGCCTGCATCGACAACAACGTGGAGATGCTCCAGCTGCTGCTCGAGTACGGAGCGAATGTGGATGCCCAGGACAGTGACAAGTGGACGCCGTTGCATGCCGCCGCCACCTGCGGCCATCTTGAGCTGGTGCGCATTCTCATCCGGCACGGAGCCAATCTTTTGGCCGTCAACACCGATGGCAATATGCCCTACGACCTTTGCGACGACGAGAACACCCTGGACTTTATCGAGGGCGAGATGGCGCAAAGGGGCGTAACCCAGGAGCTTATCGACGAGACGCGTTCCTCCACGGAGCGCATCATGCTGCGCGACCTCATGGAGCTGGCACGCACTGGAGGCGATTTGGAGGAGCCGGATTACCAGTGTGCCACCCCG CTTCACATAGCCGCTGCCAATGGCTATGTCCGTGTGGTTGAGTTCCTGCTAGAGCAGCACGTCAACGTGGATGCCATGGACAAGGATCTGTGGACACCGGTGCACGCCGCCGCCTGTTGGGGACAT CTCGAGGTGCTGGAAATGCTGGCCCAATGTGGTGCTGATTTAAATGTTCGCAACAAGGACGACGAGACGCCGTCAG ACATCTGTGAAGATCCTGAAATCAGGGAACGTATCGAGCAACTGAAAACGGAGCAGGAAAGCAAACGACTTGCTGAGGCGCAGCGAAGACGGGTTCGACGCTCGCAGAGTAACAACACCAG AGCCCAATCGGTGCGCCGTACGAGCTTGCGGGACAAAACGCTGACAACCAAAAAGGATGCCGTCGAGGAGACGCGCCTACGTCTGCAGGCCCAGGAGGCAACGGCATCGGACACCTCCGCCGTGAGTGGCGGCGATCCCCTGACCAATGGTTATGGTTatggcaacaacaacggcGAAAAGCGACCCTCGACGGGCAGTTCCAACGGCCAACTACTGCCGCACTCCAAGTCCGCCGATGCGCTGGACAATGCGATGGTTTCGTCATCGTCCGCCGCACTGACGGCGACCGCCACACATTCCTATCAGCCGCGTCGTCCGCCGGATGGCCGGGAGAACGATGAACTATTCCTGAAAGCCGGCGCCGTGGGCGACATGCAGCGGGCCACTTCAGCGGCGGCTGTGATCCTGACGGAGAAGGGCACGGCGGCTAGTGCCGAGGCCGTCCAAATCCAATCGTCCAAAGAGGCTGCCAACGGCAAGATCAATGTCCAAGTCACCGTTTTAGTGG ACACAAACAGCACACACCatcatcagcaacagcagcagcaacatcaccaACAGCAGCTTCAGCAACACGCAATGCTGttgcagcaacatcaacagcaacagcagcaccaaCAGCTACAGCTACAGCAGCAACATATCGCCTTAGATGGCTATGGTGCGACATTGTCCAATTTGAAGAAGCAACGCTCGCTTTCCCGCACCGCCAATGTACTCAATAATTTCGAATTGTCATCATCCCAAGCCACTAGCCTTGCCAATTCTATGCCAATTGTTGCTGCCACAGCGACGACAGCAACAACTATTAATGGTTCTGTTTTAGGAGCcggcggcaacaacaacaacaacatcagtaccagcaacaacaacaacaacggagGAGCAGCCCCCATCTCAACGCAACCACTGGGAATGGGCATTGGAATGGGTCCTGGCAGTCTAATATCGGATTACGAGGTATCCTCCCCGGCCAGCAGTTCGGTGAACAAGTTTAGCGGAATCACCGGTGATGTGGTCAGCGATAGCACCAGTTCCAGTCGCAAGTGCTGTGTCCTGATGTAG
- the MYPT-75D gene encoding protein phosphatase 1 regulatory subunit 16A isoform X2, which translates to MIKGILIQRKSQEDASYTKQLKMEHADLVAEMQTVESLPTHERLQLARLRRAQQLKLSRQKEKEWAKLQRAKGNSGGGSGVLGNNLMNGNADTTHHFRHANGSGTVSGRRHISFENSVVLLEAASRNDMPEVAALLQHGITPDAANEDGLTAMHQACIDNNVEMLQLLLEYGANVDAQDSDKWTPLHAAATCGHLELVRILIRHGANLLAVNTDGNMPYDLCDDENTLDFIEGEMAQRGVTQELIDETRSSTERIMLRDLMELARTGGDLEEPDYQCATPLHIAAANGYVRVVEFLLEQHVNVDAMDKDLWTPVHAAACWGHLEVLEMLAQCGADLNVRNKDDETPSDICEDPEIRERIEQLKTEQESKRLAEAQRRRVRRSQSNNTRAQSVRRTSLRDKTLTTKKDAVEETRLRLQAQEATASDTSAVSGGDPLTNGYGYGNNNGEKRPSTGSSNGQLLPHSKSADALDNAMVSSSSAALTATATHSYQPRRPPDGRENDELFLKAGAVGDMQRATSAAAVILTEKGTAASAEAVQIQSSKEAANGKINVQVTVLVGAGGNNNNNISTSNNNNNGGAAPISTQPLGMGIGMGPGSLISDYEVSSPASSSVNKFSGITGDVVSDSTSSSRKCCVLM; encoded by the exons ATGATCAAGGGTATACTAATCCAGCGCAAGAGCCAGGAGGATGCCAGCTACACCAAGCAGCTCAAGATGGAGCACGCCGATCTGGTGGCCGAGATGCAGACCGTGGAGAGCCTGCCCACCCACGAGCGCCTCCAGCTGGCCCGACT GCGACGTGCCCAGCAGCTGAAGTTGTCCAGGCAGAAGGAAAAGGAGTGGGCCAAGTTGCAGAGGGCAAAGGGCAACTCCGGGGGCGGAAGTGGGGTGCTGGGCAACAATTTGATGAACGGGAATGCGGATACCACGCACCACTTCCGGCACGCCAACGGATCGGGGACGGTGAGCGGAAGACGGCACATTTCCTTCGAGAACAGCGTGGTGCTGCTGGAGGCGGCGTCCCGGAACGACATGCCCGAGGTGGCGGCACTGCTCCAGCACGGAATCACGCCAGATGCGGCCAACGAAGACGGGCTGACGGCGATGCACCAGGCCTGCATCGACAACAACGTGGAGATGCTCCAGCTGCTGCTCGAGTACGGAGCGAATGTGGATGCCCAGGACAGTGACAAGTGGACGCCGTTGCATGCCGCCGCCACCTGCGGCCATCTTGAGCTGGTGCGCATTCTCATCCGGCACGGAGCCAATCTTTTGGCCGTCAACACCGATGGCAATATGCCCTACGACCTTTGCGACGACGAGAACACCCTGGACTTTATCGAGGGCGAGATGGCGCAAAGGGGCGTAACCCAGGAGCTTATCGACGAGACGCGTTCCTCCACGGAGCGCATCATGCTGCGCGACCTCATGGAGCTGGCACGCACTGGAGGCGATTTGGAGGAGCCGGATTACCAGTGTGCCACCCCG CTTCACATAGCCGCTGCCAATGGCTATGTCCGTGTGGTTGAGTTCCTGCTAGAGCAGCACGTCAACGTGGATGCCATGGACAAGGATCTGTGGACACCGGTGCACGCCGCCGCCTGTTGGGGACAT CTCGAGGTGCTGGAAATGCTGGCCCAATGTGGTGCTGATTTAAATGTTCGCAACAAGGACGACGAGACGCCGTCAG ACATCTGTGAAGATCCTGAAATCAGGGAACGTATCGAGCAACTGAAAACGGAGCAGGAAAGCAAACGACTTGCTGAGGCGCAGCGAAGACGGGTTCGACGCTCGCAGAGTAACAACACCAG AGCCCAATCGGTGCGCCGTACGAGCTTGCGGGACAAAACGCTGACAACCAAAAAGGATGCCGTCGAGGAGACGCGCCTACGTCTGCAGGCCCAGGAGGCAACGGCATCGGACACCTCCGCCGTGAGTGGCGGCGATCCCCTGACCAATGGTTATGGTTatggcaacaacaacggcGAAAAGCGACCCTCGACGGGCAGTTCCAACGGCCAACTACTGCCGCACTCCAAGTCCGCCGATGCGCTGGACAATGCGATGGTTTCGTCATCGTCCGCCGCACTGACGGCGACCGCCACACATTCCTATCAGCCGCGTCGTCCGCCGGATGGCCGGGAGAACGATGAACTATTCCTGAAAGCCGGCGCCGTGGGCGACATGCAGCGGGCCACTTCAGCGGCGGCTGTGATCCTGACGGAGAAGGGCACGGCGGCTAGTGCCGAGGCCGTCCAAATCCAATCGTCCAAAGAGGCTGCCAACGGCAAGATCAATGTCCAAGTCACCGTTTTAGTGG GAGCcggcggcaacaacaacaacaacatcagtaccagcaacaacaacaacaacggagGAGCAGCCCCCATCTCAACGCAACCACTGGGAATGGGCATTGGAATGGGTCCTGGCAGTCTAATATCGGATTACGAGGTATCCTCCCCGGCCAGCAGTTCGGTGAACAAGTTTAGCGGAATCACCGGTGATGTGGTCAGCGATAGCACCAGTTCCAGTCGCAAGTGCTGTGTCCTGATGTAG
- the MYPT-75D gene encoding protein phosphatase 1 regulatory subunit 16A isoform X3: protein MIKGILIQRKSQEDASYTKQLKMEHADLVAEMQTVESLPTHERLQLARLRRAQQLKLSRQKEKEWAKLQRAKGNSGGGSGVLGNNLMNGNADTTHHFRHANGSGTVSGRRHISFENSVVLLEAASRNDMPEVAALLQHGITPDAANEDGLTAMHQACIDNNVEMLQLLLEYGANVDAQDSDKWTPLHAAATCGHLELVRILIRHGANLLAVNTDGNMPYDLCDDENTLDFIEGEMAQRGVTQELIDETRSSTERIMLRDLMELARTGGDLEEPDYQCATPLHIAAANGYVRVVEFLLEQHVNVDAMDKDLWTPVHAAACWGHLEVLEMLAQCGADLNVRNKDDETPSDICEDPEIRERIEQLKTEQESKRLAEAQRRRVRRSQSNNTSPIGAPYELAGQNADNQKGCRRGDAPTSAGPGGNGIGHLRREWRRSPDQWLWLWQQQRRKATLDGQFQRPTTAALQVRRCAGQCDGFVIVRRTDGDRHTFLSAASSAGWPGER, encoded by the exons ATGATCAAGGGTATACTAATCCAGCGCAAGAGCCAGGAGGATGCCAGCTACACCAAGCAGCTCAAGATGGAGCACGCCGATCTGGTGGCCGAGATGCAGACCGTGGAGAGCCTGCCCACCCACGAGCGCCTCCAGCTGGCCCGACT GCGACGTGCCCAGCAGCTGAAGTTGTCCAGGCAGAAGGAAAAGGAGTGGGCCAAGTTGCAGAGGGCAAAGGGCAACTCCGGGGGCGGAAGTGGGGTGCTGGGCAACAATTTGATGAACGGGAATGCGGATACCACGCACCACTTCCGGCACGCCAACGGATCGGGGACGGTGAGCGGAAGACGGCACATTTCCTTCGAGAACAGCGTGGTGCTGCTGGAGGCGGCGTCCCGGAACGACATGCCCGAGGTGGCGGCACTGCTCCAGCACGGAATCACGCCAGATGCGGCCAACGAAGACGGGCTGACGGCGATGCACCAGGCCTGCATCGACAACAACGTGGAGATGCTCCAGCTGCTGCTCGAGTACGGAGCGAATGTGGATGCCCAGGACAGTGACAAGTGGACGCCGTTGCATGCCGCCGCCACCTGCGGCCATCTTGAGCTGGTGCGCATTCTCATCCGGCACGGAGCCAATCTTTTGGCCGTCAACACCGATGGCAATATGCCCTACGACCTTTGCGACGACGAGAACACCCTGGACTTTATCGAGGGCGAGATGGCGCAAAGGGGCGTAACCCAGGAGCTTATCGACGAGACGCGTTCCTCCACGGAGCGCATCATGCTGCGCGACCTCATGGAGCTGGCACGCACTGGAGGCGATTTGGAGGAGCCGGATTACCAGTGTGCCACCCCG CTTCACATAGCCGCTGCCAATGGCTATGTCCGTGTGGTTGAGTTCCTGCTAGAGCAGCACGTCAACGTGGATGCCATGGACAAGGATCTGTGGACACCGGTGCACGCCGCCGCCTGTTGGGGACAT CTCGAGGTGCTGGAAATGCTGGCCCAATGTGGTGCTGATTTAAATGTTCGCAACAAGGACGACGAGACGCCGTCAG ACATCTGTGAAGATCCTGAAATCAGGGAACGTATCGAGCAACTGAAAACGGAGCAGGAAAGCAAACGACTTGCTGAGGCGCAGCGAAGACGGGTTCGACGCTCGCAGAGTAACAACACCAG CCCAATCGGTGCGCCGTACGAGCTTGCGGGACAAAACGCTGACAACCAAAAAGGATGCCGTCGAGGAGACGCGCCTACGTCTGCAGGCCCAGGAGGCAACGGCATCGGACACCTCCGCCGTGAGTGGCGGCGATCCCCTGACCAATGGTTATGGTTatggcaacaacaacggcGAAAAGCGACCCTCGACGGGCAGTTCCAACGGCCAACTACTGCCGCACTCCAAGTCCGCCGATGCGCTGGACAATGCGATGGTTTCGTCATCGTCCGCCGCACTGACGGCGACCGCCACACATTCCTATCAGCCGCGTCGTCCGCCGGATGGCCGGGAGAACGATGA
- the LOC108118672 gene encoding uncharacterized protein: MESLLKYRYSLVAGSFAAGGSFFGKLPSHLKAQNFLNLTDNPSDSSYLGTGLVQVLPLVLMVICNVANLRCFLKALQMTEQTLTCVVLTAASNYILSFILGALVYQEPLTALSGVGITLIVAGLWFLCDDGGAAETKKNKSDKEK; encoded by the exons atggAGTCTTTACTTAAGTATCGGTATAGTTTAGTGGCTGGTTCTTTTGCTGCCGGTGGCAGTTTTTTCGGGAAGCTACCAAGTCATCTCAAGgctcaaaattttttaaatttgaccGATAACCCTTCAGATTCCTCTTATTTGG GAACAGGATTGGTTCAAGTTTTACCTTTGGTTTTAATGGTAATCTGCAATGTTGCCAATTTGCGTTGCTTTCTAAAAGCCCTCCAAATGACGGAGCAAACATTAACCTGTGTTGTTTTAACTGCCGCTTCTAATTATATCTTATCG tttattttggGGGCTCTGGTCTACCAAGAGCCACTGACGGCATTATCTGGCGTTGGAATAACTCTTATAGTGGCGGGTCTTTGGTTCCTGTGCGATGACGGAGGAGCTGCTGAaactaagaaaaataaatctgacaaagaaaaatag
- the Capr gene encoding caprin homolog, protein MPSAVTTTITTTTITSNNNNSKEKRASVSSIGAGTGNGGGSVGGFTVGAGGAGCGNVATTNGQHTSSSSSGGNLAAAAVQPADSDLANNNASNGNTSKTLKTGVSAALVASEPYNPLKQMLVIIEHKIRNLEKRKTKLESYRAIQSSGKELSADQASAVAKYDAVLANLEFARDLAKQMQQQSKEAEKEQKKQARKDNQAKILAETAKIREVLVIQNVLNCFNDEQVRNDFVSGENGAVKLETSELDILEKFCLESQTRRPETLDDVSFISTAQKSAELFASTINARPKPYGDTSFEKLRALFQQIQDCGYLDKYYQVPSENAAANSTDSGTGSGEGDAGELLNDRSGELETELTSEPSARNSLEEGLDKLHLGGQPELEPHIQPPLERPAHLLIEPQHQRGPPLEQLHQQQGLVVQQPQQPPQVYQAAPQAGGTTTPVHVLYAPAPPPQQPPHPHQLLSSPVNLQALQPGAAAPHPPQQQQQQPPHPQHFAPSVRSVEQNYFKQPPPHPQAPGLQAPPTPQQQQQFMQQLRPLAEVLGTGSFHFLQDSELDTPEVLAPPPAANAGLVFEAQPQQQPNHVEEPPQAIQSLTFTNQSFPSQQQQPQPKQQQQAPPQQQQLFSPVLIHEQRQQQQQQQQQQPMLIIQQPVPLGIGMQPGDVTCVFPYENALEQHLKQQQQQQQHLKQQQQQQPQPQLDDPSAVNAASTIGAGGDVVENNEWNSRNNDTNVAATAALTNVLKGEATPTALPTKWSSEMNALSSAASNGSSSNTSHKQDWATPRDNSAGGGGGSGNGGYADNEGNNHWNSQGEGRRNSGNYQRRSGGNGGDRDRERDNRDRDQGGRGDERRNGNYRSRQYGNSSNQNGRNSGNSGVYFRNNESGNGGGNSYYQNGGGGGGSYNKESRYESSGGGSYRNQRGGNQQRNGNGSFGRPMGDRGRGGAGNQGGGGYINQRQNQSQRMPLGLENKN, encoded by the exons ATGCCTTCGGCTGTGACCACCACGattaccaccaccaccatcaccagcaacaacaacaatagcaaggAGAAACGCGCCTCTGTCAGCTCCATTGGTGCTGGTACGGGAAACGGCGGAGGTAGCGTTGGAGGATTCACGGTAGGAGCAGGCGGAGCTGGATGTGGAAACGTTGCTACCACCAATGGCCAGCAcacaagcagcagcagtagcggCGGCAATCTAGCGGCTGCAGCGGTTCAGCCGGCTGACTCGGATTTGGCCAACAACAATGCTAGCAACGGAAACACCAGCAAAACCCTAAAAACTGGTGTATCCGCCGCCCTTGTCGCTTCGGAGCCCTACAATCCGCTAAAGCAAATGCTGGTCATCATCGAGCACAAAATCCGAAATCTGGAGAAGCGTAAG ACAAAACTGGAGTCATATCGCGCCATACAGAGCAGCGGCAAGGAACTGAGCGCTGACCAGGCTTCGGCCGTGGCTAAGTATGATGCGGTCCTGGCTAATCTGGAGTTTGCTCGAGACTTGGCCAAGCAGATGCAACAGCAGTCTAAGGAGGCGGAAAAGGAGCAAAAGAAACAGGCCCGCAAG GACAACCAGGCAAAGATTCTCGCTGAGACGGCCAAGATTCGGGAGGTTCTAGTCATCCAGAATGTGCTCAATTGCTTCAACGATGAACAAGTGCGCAATGATTTCGTTAGCGGCGAGAACGGAGCTGTAAAGCTGGAGACATCCGAATTGGACATCCTGGAGAAATT TTGCTTGGAGTCTCAAACTCGTCGCCCGGAGACCCTTGACGATGTCAGCTTTATCTCGACTGCCCAGAAATCCGCTGAATTGTTCGCGTCGACAATAAACGCCCGACCGAAGCCATACGGAGACACTTCCTTTGAGAAGCTGCGAGCCCTTTTCCAGCAAATCCAGGACTGCGGTTACTTGGACAAGTACTACCAGGTGCCCAGTGAGAATGCTGCGGCCAACAGCACGGATAGCGGAACTGGAAGCGGAGAAGGCGATGCCGGAGAATTGCTGAATGATAGATCCGGTGAGCTGGAGACGGAACTGACTTCGGAGCCATCTGCTCGCAATTCGCTGGAAGAGGGCCTGGATAAGCTGCATTTGGGCGGACAGCCGGAACTGGAGCCGCATATTCAGCCACCGCTGGAGCGTCCAGCCCATCTTTTGATCGAGCCGCAGCACCAACGTGGTCCTCCTTTGGAGCAGCTACACCAACAGCAGGGCTTGGTAGTTCAGCAGCCACAACAGCCGCCGCAGGTTTACCAGGCAGCTCCTCAAGCCGGCGGTACTACCACCCCAGTGCATGTACTATATGCTCCTGCACCGCCACCCCAACAACCACCGCACCCTCATCAGCTTCTGAGCAGTCCCGTAAATCTCCAAGCGTTGCAACCAGGAGCTGCTGCGCCCCACCCtccgcagcaacaacagcagcagccgccgcaTCCGCAACACTTCGCTCCCAGTGTGAGGTCCGTGGAGCAAAATTACTTTAAGCAACCGCCGCCGCATCCACAGGCACCGGGCTTGCAGGCACCACCAACgccgcaacagcagcagcagttcaTGCAGCAACTGCGTCCTTTAGCGGAGGTGTTGGGCACGGGAAGCTTCCACTTTCTGCAGGACAGCGAACTGGACACTCCCGAAGTTCTGGCCCCACCGCCGGCTGCGAATGCTGGATTGGTATTTGAAGCTCAGCCACAGCAGCAACCGAATCATGTCGAGGAACCACCACAGGCCATACAATCGCTGACCTTCACCAATCAATCGTTTCCCtcgcagcaacaacagccgcaacccaaacagcaacaacaggcacctccccagcagcagcaactatTCTCCCCAGTTCTCATTCACGAACAacgccagcaacagcagcagcaacaacagcagcagccgaTGTTGATTATTCAGCAACCTGTTCCCCTGGGAATCGGCATGCAACCGGGCGATGTTACTTGTGTGTTTCCCTACGAAAATGCATTGGAACAGCACctgaagcagcagcagcaacaacaacagcatctaaaacagcagcagcaacaacaaccgcaGCCGCAGCTGGATGATCCGTCGGCCGTAAATGCCGCTTCCACTATTGGAGCTGGTGGCGATGTGGTGGAGAACAACGAGTGGAATTCGCGTAATAACGACACCAATGTTGCAGCCACAGCTGCTCTGACCAACGTACTGAAGGGGGAAGCTACACCCACCGCCCTTCCAACCAAGTGGAGCTCTGAGATGAACGCCTTGAGTAGTGCTGCATCTAACGGCAGCAGCAGTAACACCAGTCACAAGCAGGATTGGGCCACACCACGGGATAATAGCGctggaggcggaggcggaaGCGGAAATGGCGGTTATGCTGACAACGAGGGCAACAATCACTGGAACTCGCAGGGCGAGGGTCGCCGTAATTCTGGGAATTACCAGCGGCGCAGCGGTGGAAACGGAGGAGATCGCGATCGGGAGAGGGACAACAGGGATCGTGACCAGGGCGGACGTGGCGATGAACGCCGCAACGGTAACTATCGTTCCCGTCAGTACGGTAACTCGTCGAATCAGAACGGCCGGAACTCTGGTAACAGTGGGGTCTACTTCCGCAACAACGAGTCCGGAAACGGAGGTGGCAACAGCTACTACCAGAAcggaggcggcggcggtggaTCGTACAACAAGGAGTCGCGCTACGAGTCATCGGGAGGCGGTAGCTATCGTAACCAGCGTGGTGGTAACCAGCAACGCAACGGCAACGGCTCCTTCGGCAGACCGATGGGCGATCGTGGACGTGGTGGAGCGGGAAACCAGGGCGGTGGCGGCTACATAAACCAGCGCCAGAATCAGTCCCAACGCATGCCCCTCGGATTGGAGAacaaaaattga
- the GNBP2 gene encoding gram-negative bacteria-binding protein 2 produces the protein MWWKTLPCCCCLLILLISNCDEVLAFKIPDVEFEIFRDSGFEVSIPDEPGLQRVFYMFQIDDLCPALMDYITKAVNGSWVSKQKACVQNNDKLHISLLVQYNDQIYEKTETRVIINTRLLTTKTSQSRSIAFPSGEGECEAFLSPRKASQKCLPSQTIVKSGRKVCQGELIFEDNFSGMHLNRSTWKHDIRQRLYHVEEELVAFDDAPRNCFLKEGDLNIVPIMASDVTQGTFNLGDRCTAVESRDQECSIAQGSYYSIKPPVFSAQIHTRNSFSFKYGKIEVRAKLPKGDWLFPYIMLQPVSTFAETHYAKQLRIAFARGNANLRSKQNEDISGNHLYGGMLIWHHGRAVQYLRDRISTTHYGDDYHNYSMIWQREKITLMVDDEIYGEITDGLALFNEKCFIILGVTVGGFINFDDAVLEKDVKPYRNTEPRAALSFWQNRDLWSSTWGKHSSMLIDYVRVYAD, from the exons ATGTGGTGGAAAACTCTACCGTGTTGCTGCTGTCTTTTAATATTGTTAATATCAAACTGTGATGAAGTGTTGGCATTTAAAATTCCCGATgttgaatttgaaatattcAGAGACTCAGGATTTGAAGTCTCCATACCAG ATGAGCCTGGCCTACAACGAGTTTTCTATATGTTTCAAATAGATGACTTATGTCCGGCTCTTATGGACTATATTACGAAGGCCGTCAATGGCAGTTGGGTATCCAAACAAAAAGCCTGCGTCCAGAACAACGATAAGCTTCACATTTCATTACTGGTTCAGTACAATGATCAGATATATGAAAAAACAGAGACAAGGGTTATCATTAATACACGTCTACTGACCACCAAGACCTCCCAATCCAGAAGCATAGCATTTCCCTCTGGCGAGGGTGAGTGTGAGGCGTTCCTGAGCCCCCGAAAGGCATCCCAGAAGTGCTTGCCATCCCAAACCATTGTAAAAAGTGGTCGTAAGGTCTGCCAGGGTGAACTGATATTTGAGGACAACTTTTCGGGAATGCATCTTAATAGAAGCACCTGGAAGCATGATATTCGGCAGCGTTTGTATCATGTCGAGGAGGAGCTGGTAGCCTTCGACGATGCGCCCCGTAACTGTTTCCTAAAGGAGGGAGACCTCAACATTGTTCCCATTATGGCCAGTGACGTTACCCAGGGCACGTTTAATCTCGGAGATCGCTGCACAGCCGTAGAGAGTCGGGATCAGGAGTGCAGCATAGCTCAAGGCAGTTATTATAGCATTAAGCCTCCCGTTTTCTCAGCCCAAATACACACCCGGAATTCCTTTAGTTTTAAATACGGAAAAATTGAAGTTCGTGCAAAATTACCCAAAGGAGATTGGCTCTTTCCCT aTATCATGTTGCAACCGGTGTCAACATTTGCGGAAACCCACTATGCCAAACAATTGA gaatCGCCTTCGCCAGAGGCAATGCTAATCTAAGGAGCAAACAGAATGAGGACATCTCCGGCAATCATCTTTACGGTGGCATGTTGATCTGGCACCATGGAAGAGCAGTTCAGTACCTTAGGGATCGGATTAGCACGACCCATTATGGCGATGATTACCATAATTATTCCATGATATGGCAACGTGAAAAGATAACCCTGATGGTAGACGATGAGATCTACGGTGAAATTACTGATGGATTGGCTCTTTTCAACGAGAAGTGCTTTATAATACTGGGTGTTACGGTAGGAggatttattaattttgatgATGCAGTGTTGGAGAAAGATGTGAAGCCGTATAGAAATACAGAACCCCGCGCCGCACTatctttttggcaaaacagGGACTTGTGGTCCTCTACTTGGGGCAAACATAGTTCCATGCTTATAGATTACGTGAGAGTATATGCCGATTAA